One part of the Bacteroidota bacterium genome encodes these proteins:
- a CDS encoding ABC transporter substrate-binding protein → MHKHFLHYLILTLLLICSISCNSTKSEKEKTIPLIGFIDYVEDATLAQEKQGFCDALKESGFSEDSNTISILYRNAQGDQPTLLQAADYVIAQQPALIATNTTLATITTVQRNRDISVFMMVAPRPDIAGLTDKAGNNPPNLFGVYETLEYIDTSVTLIRQLFPGAKKAGTIYSQSESQSVDALNRLKAGCEKAGIVLEAIPVSNSSETQLITQSILAKDIDVFFALPDNVIFSSFETIVKACNDKNIPVLTSEAGLVSRGALASFGADMYQWGYQSGIQAVKLLKSGSTEGIQPEMVRVRKKVMSKSVAEKFMITPDSSYTLVP, encoded by the coding sequence ATGCACAAACATTTCCTCCATTATTTGATCCTCACTCTCTTGTTGATCTGCTCTATCTCCTGCAATTCAACAAAATCAGAGAAAGAAAAGACTATCCCCCTCATCGGCTTCATCGATTATGTAGAAGATGCCACATTAGCACAGGAAAAGCAAGGCTTCTGTGATGCATTAAAGGAATCCGGCTTCAGCGAGGACAGCAATACCATCTCCATCCTTTACCGCAATGCACAGGGAGATCAGCCCACCCTATTGCAAGCGGCAGACTATGTCATTGCCCAACAACCTGCACTAATTGCGACCAACACCACGCTTGCCACCATTACTACGGTACAGCGTAACCGTGATATCTCTGTCTTTATGATGGTGGCTCCTCGTCCCGACATTGCAGGTCTTACAGATAAAGCCGGCAACAATCCGCCGAACTTATTCGGAGTCTATGAAACGCTGGAGTATATCGACACTTCCGTCACCCTGATTCGTCAGCTTTTTCCCGGCGCTAAGAAGGCTGGAACGATATACAGTCAGTCGGAATCACAGAGTGTGGATGCGTTGAACAGGTTGAAGGCAGGATGTGAAAAAGCAGGTATTGTGCTGGAGGCGATTCCGGTGAGCAATTCGTCAGAGACACAGTTGATCACACAGTCGATATTGGCAAAGGATATTGATGTATTTTTCGCGCTGCCGGATAATGTTATTTTTTCTTCCTTTGAGACGATTGTAAAAGCCTGCAATGATAAAAACATTCCGGTACTGACGAGTGAAGCGGGACTGGTGAGCCGGGGGGCATTGGCGAGTTTCGGAGCGGATATGTATCAATGGGGATACCAATCGGGAATACAGGCGGTGAAGTTGTTGAAGAGTGGCAGTACAGAGGGGATACAACCGGAGATGGTGAGAGTGAGGAAGAAGGTGATGAGTAAGAGTGTTGCGGAGAAGTTTATGATTACGCCGGATAGCAGTTATACACTCGTTCCTTAG
- a CDS encoding T9SS type A sorting domain-containing protein, whose amino-acid sequence MDKGDSIVGTLWYQEMVIVPDPTNINRFYVFCAGVTSVTPGLYYSIIDLSFNGGLGKVILKNVQLRTDQICDGITAVRHGNGRDWWVIARSWDFAPKNDITAYLVSPTGVAANPTQNIGILATAEGTYRLKFNSGGNHLYNVASRGIVERFDFDRCNGIFLNQITYNNLGSPLQWCWGFEISPNESKLYISQIYQTFNQDTGYLYQFDLNATNFLASAETLATFLAPDLPGLLEIGPDGKIYHSVTWAGPDSCFDYLYCYGTVNTTNSNLSVINYPDSAGIACDYQPFSFYLGGHKAYTGLPNNHNYELDTLHGSPCDTLTAVGLPNLFHKNKELKLYYDKSWQTVFTNAEDLQGRQATLEFYNINGQIIDRISSGTDGSYFSNSSSFSSQPDGVYIVRLSTEKEVLTGRFVKW is encoded by the coding sequence ATGGATAAAGGTGATTCAATTGTTGGTACTCTCTGGTATCAAGAAATGGTAATAGTACCGGATCCTACTAATATTAATCGCTTCTATGTTTTTTGTGCTGGTGTAACGAGTGTCACACCAGGTCTATATTATTCAATTATTGATTTATCATTTAATGGTGGATTAGGAAAAGTAATACTGAAGAATGTTCAGTTAAGAACTGATCAAATCTGTGATGGAATAACAGCAGTTCGTCATGGAAATGGACGCGATTGGTGGGTTATTGCCAGAAGTTGGGATTTTGCCCCAAAAAATGACATTACTGCTTATTTAGTTAGTCCAACAGGTGTTGCAGCTAATCCAACACAAAATATCGGAATTCTTGCAACTGCAGAAGGTACATACAGGTTAAAATTTAACTCTGGAGGGAATCATTTATACAATGTAGCCTCAAGAGGTATAGTTGAGCGATTTGATTTTGATCGGTGCAATGGAATTTTTTTGAACCAAATTACTTATAATAATTTAGGAAGCCCCTTACAATGGTGCTGGGGTTTTGAAATATCACCCAATGAAAGCAAATTGTATATTTCTCAGATATATCAAACGTTTAATCAGGATACAGGATACCTGTATCAATTTGATTTAAATGCAACAAATTTTCTGGCCAGCGCAGAAACATTGGCAACATTTTTAGCTCCTGATCTCCCAGGTTTATTGGAGATTGGTCCAGATGGCAAAATATACCATAGTGTTACTTGGGCCGGTCCTGATTCCTGTTTTGATTATCTATATTGTTACGGAACTGTTAATACAACTAATTCTAACCTATCAGTAATTAATTACCCGGATAGCGCAGGCATTGCATGTGATTACCAACCATTTTCATTTTATCTTGGTGGACATAAGGCCTATACTGGCCTTCCCAACAACCACAACTATGAATTAGACACCTTACATGGTAGCCCATGCGATACACTCACTGCTGTAGGGCTACCAAACTTATTCCATAAAAACAAAGAGTTGAAACTTTATTATGATAAATCCTGGCAAACGGTTTTTACTAACGCAGAAGATTTACAAGGAAGACAAGCCACATTAGAGTTTTATAATATTAACGGGCAGATAATTGATCGCATTTCTTCCGGAACAGATGGAAGTTATTTTAGCAACAGTAGTTCATTTTCGTCCCAACCT
- a CDS encoding amidohydrolase family protein — protein sequence MRKILTLLFTLFFGLETVNAQTTKPVTGLSDERSIPIAFRNATLVVDAKTVIKGATLLIRKDKIIAAGTGVTIPADAVVYDLKDRYVYPSFIDPFTDYGQPESKPPTRANRRERGAQVESATPGAYHWNQAIRSETEAYMYFTVDEKRAMELRKLGFGTALSLQKDGIARGTAALVLLGEEEERAMILKDKVANALSFNKGSSTQDYPSSLMGSIALLRQTYLDAQWYAQTTNREMDISLAAWNANKGLPQIFEVGDYRSALRADRIAKEFGVNYILKGGGDEYKRVEEIRKTGSAFIIPLNFPKAYDITNPFDALNVSLGEMLHWEMAPANALMLQNAGVRFAFTTDGLKEKKEFSAALLKTIKCGLSKEAALNALTTVPASLLGCADKLGALRSGMIANFFICTKDYFEKDNVVLENWVAGKRYVIKTSDSIDIRGNYSLKLDTLNNWNLKASGDMNAPEWTLQRDSTKVKVEAQLFSSQWTFRFEPVKGKGAYRLNGSLDASFNSISGQAQTPDGRWLLWTATKTGPVEAKKDTTKKDSLFVLPQVWYPNMSYGWRGKENFPKASTVLIRNATVWTCEEQGVLQNTDVLIRDGKIAMIGKAAAEVSKDLSAAEIIDGTGMHLSPGIIDEHSHIAIDDGVNEGTQSITSEVRIGDVVNSDDINIYRQLSGGVTTSHLLHGSANAIGGQSALIKLRWGHAAEEMKFKGADGFIKFALGENVKQSNWGDNNVSRYPQTRMGVEQIYMDGFTRAREYDNVHSKSKPASGKSVSPMPRRDLELEALAEILNKKRFITCHSYQQGEINMLMHVADTFGFTVNTFTHILEGYKVADKMKQHGAGGSSFADWWAYKYEVIEAIPYNGALIHKNGVVTAFNSDDAEMARRLNQEAAKAVKYGGVSPEEALKFVTLNPAKLLHVDKSVGSIKVGKDADLVLWNGPPLSVYSKPVKTFVDGVCYYDLKKDQEARIAIETERQRLIKKMMDEKSSGGAMQKPTATVQELYHCNDMEHLPHE from the coding sequence ATGAGAAAAATACTAACATTGTTATTCACGTTATTTTTTGGTCTTGAAACGGTGAATGCCCAGACCACCAAACCCGTAACCGGATTGTCGGATGAGCGGTCAATACCCATAGCTTTCCGGAACGCAACGCTCGTAGTGGATGCGAAAACCGTGATCAAGGGTGCCACGCTATTGATTCGAAAGGACAAGATTATTGCTGCCGGTACAGGAGTCACTATCCCCGCTGATGCCGTGGTGTATGATTTGAAGGACCGGTATGTCTATCCTTCATTTATTGATCCGTTTACCGATTATGGGCAGCCGGAATCTAAACCACCCACAAGAGCCAATCGCCGTGAACGCGGTGCGCAGGTGGAAAGTGCGACGCCGGGTGCCTATCACTGGAATCAGGCTATCCGTTCCGAAACTGAGGCGTATATGTATTTTACAGTAGATGAAAAGCGGGCCATGGAACTGCGGAAGCTCGGTTTCGGTACTGCGTTGTCGTTACAGAAGGATGGGATTGCCAGAGGAACTGCTGCATTGGTCCTCCTGGGAGAAGAGGAGGAGCGAGCCATGATTTTGAAAGACAAAGTAGCAAATGCGCTTTCCTTTAATAAGGGGTCTTCCACGCAAGATTATCCATCTTCCTTAATGGGTTCTATTGCATTGCTTCGTCAAACCTATCTGGATGCACAATGGTATGCGCAAACAACGAACAGGGAGATGGATATTTCTCTCGCAGCATGGAATGCCAACAAGGGCTTGCCTCAGATTTTTGAAGTGGGTGATTATCGTTCTGCGCTTCGGGCGGATCGGATAGCCAAAGAATTTGGTGTAAATTATATTTTGAAAGGCGGCGGAGATGAATACAAACGCGTGGAGGAAATACGTAAGACCGGTTCGGCATTTATTATCCCATTGAATTTTCCGAAGGCATATGATATTACCAATCCTTTCGATGCCCTGAACGTGAGTTTGGGAGAGATGCTTCATTGGGAGATGGCTCCTGCTAATGCCCTGATGCTTCAAAATGCAGGAGTGCGATTTGCCTTTACTACCGATGGATTGAAGGAGAAGAAGGAATTTTCTGCTGCATTACTCAAGACAATTAAATGCGGACTATCTAAAGAAGCAGCTTTGAATGCACTGACTACCGTTCCTGCCTCTCTCCTGGGTTGTGCCGATAAACTGGGTGCATTGCGTTCCGGCATGATTGCAAATTTTTTCATCTGTACAAAGGATTATTTTGAAAAAGACAATGTCGTTCTGGAGAATTGGGTCGCGGGAAAACGCTACGTGATCAAAACATCCGATAGCATTGACATAAGAGGAAACTACAGCTTGAAACTGGATACCTTGAACAACTGGAATCTTAAGGCAAGCGGTGATATGAATGCACCCGAATGGACGTTGCAACGTGATTCTACTAAAGTAAAAGTGGAAGCACAACTATTCAGTTCGCAATGGACTTTCCGATTTGAACCGGTGAAAGGCAAGGGCGCTTATCGTTTGAATGGAAGTTTGGATGCATCCTTCAATTCCATCTCCGGTCAGGCGCAGACACCCGATGGGAGATGGCTCCTCTGGACGGCCACAAAAACGGGTCCTGTCGAAGCAAAAAAAGATACAACGAAAAAGGATAGCCTCTTCGTTCTTCCACAAGTATGGTATCCGAATATGAGCTATGGCTGGAGGGGAAAAGAGAATTTCCCAAAGGCATCAACAGTATTAATCAGGAACGCTACCGTATGGACCTGTGAGGAGCAGGGTGTGTTGCAGAATACCGACGTCTTAATTCGTGATGGTAAAATAGCCATGATCGGAAAGGCTGCTGCTGAGGTAAGCAAGGATCTTTCCGCTGCTGAAATTATCGATGGTACAGGTATGCATTTAAGTCCGGGCATTATTGATGAGCATTCGCATATTGCCATCGATGATGGCGTCAATGAAGGAACACAGTCGATCACTTCAGAAGTGCGTATAGGCGATGTCGTTAATTCTGATGATATCAATATCTATCGTCAGCTATCCGGAGGCGTTACTACCTCGCATTTGTTACACGGAAGTGCCAATGCTATAGGCGGACAATCTGCCTTGATTAAGTTACGATGGGGACATGCTGCCGAGGAGATGAAATTTAAAGGTGCCGATGGATTTATAAAGTTTGCCCTGGGAGAAAATGTGAAGCAGTCCAACTGGGGCGATAATAACGTTAGCCGCTATCCGCAAACACGTATGGGCGTGGAGCAGATTTATATGGATGGGTTTACTAGAGCGAGGGAATATGACAATGTCCATTCTAAATCGAAACCTGCCTCTGGAAAGAGTGTTTCACCCATGCCCCGGAGAGATCTTGAGCTGGAAGCCCTGGCGGAGATCCTCAATAAAAAGCGCTTCATCACTTGCCATAGCTATCAGCAGGGAGAAATAAATATGCTGATGCATGTGGCGGATACTTTTGGGTTTACCGTGAATACATTTACACATATCCTCGAAGGGTATAAAGTAGCGGACAAGATGAAACAACATGGTGCAGGCGGTTCATCCTTCGCGGATTGGTGGGCGTATAAGTATGAGGTGATTGAGGCCATTCCGTACAACGGTGCGTTGATACATAAAAATGGAGTCGTAACTGCATTTAATAGTGATGATGCAGAAATGGCGCGACGACTCAATCAGGAAGCAGCAAAAGCAGTGAAGTATGGAGGAGTCTCTCCGGAAGAAGCACTTAAATTCGTGACGCTGAACCCTGCTAAATTATTGCATGTAGATAAAAGTGTGGGAAGCATAAAGGTAGGGAAGGATGCGGACCTGGTCTTGTGGAATGGTCCGCCGCTCTCGGTGTATTCAAAGCCGGTCAAGACTTTTGTAGATGGTGTTTGCTATTATGATTTAAAGAAAGATCAGGAAGCACGTATAGCCATCGAAACAGAACGTCAACGCCTCATCAAAAAGATGATGGATGAAAAATCATCCGGAGGCGCCATGCAGAAACCCACGGCTACGGTGCAGGAATTATATCATTGTAACGATATGGAACATTTACCCCATGAATAG
- a CDS encoding amidohydrolase, which produces MNSMNKKLIFYLLLLANVSLFAQRPVPADSSNTRILLMGATAHIGNGQVIEMSAIGIDKGKLSFVMDGKGFKPDPRSFDTIIYVNGKHVYPGFIAMNTNLGLSDLELVRATNDFRESGSINPSARALIAYNTDSRVIPTVRDNGVLMAQVAPQGGLLSGSSSVMQLDAWNWEDAVIKADDGIWVNWPSMRIFKAPWADSEEEQRERNEKALQSLYTLFNDASAYAKSVPAVKNRHLEAMKGLFDKSMTLYVRCEFAREILEAVNFAVKYNLRIAIAGGADSWRVADVLKQHKVPVIITRTHALPQREDEDVDLPYKLPYLLKQAGVDFAIADEGFWQQRNLGFQAGTAAGHGLTKEEALMAVTSAPARILGIDKQCGTLEDNKDATLFISGGDALDMTGNKVEMAFIQGRRIDLDNYQKELYRRYLMKYKLSEEK; this is translated from the coding sequence ATGAATAGTATGAACAAGAAATTAATATTCTATTTACTCCTACTCGCCAACGTTAGTCTCTTCGCCCAGCGACCTGTTCCGGCGGATAGCAGCAACACCCGCATCCTTCTCATGGGGGCTACTGCTCATATTGGTAACGGGCAAGTCATTGAGATGAGTGCGATAGGCATTGATAAAGGCAAGTTAAGTTTTGTAATGGATGGGAAAGGATTCAAGCCGGACCCCCGCTCCTTCGATACCATCATCTATGTGAACGGGAAACATGTTTATCCCGGCTTCATAGCCATGAATACCAATCTCGGGTTAAGTGATCTGGAATTGGTACGTGCGACCAACGATTTCAGGGAGAGTGGAAGTATTAATCCAAGTGCACGCGCGCTCATTGCCTATAACACCGATTCAAGAGTGATTCCTACGGTGCGTGACAATGGAGTCCTTATGGCACAAGTGGCTCCGCAGGGAGGGTTGTTATCCGGAAGTTCCTCGGTAATGCAATTGGATGCCTGGAACTGGGAGGATGCTGTCATTAAAGCCGACGATGGGATCTGGGTAAACTGGCCTTCCATGCGGATTTTTAAGGCACCCTGGGCCGATTCGGAGGAGGAACAAAGGGAACGAAATGAAAAGGCTTTGCAGTCGCTCTATACATTGTTCAACGACGCCTCCGCTTACGCGAAATCAGTACCGGCAGTAAAGAACCGGCATCTGGAAGCGATGAAGGGATTGTTCGACAAGAGCATGACGTTGTATGTGCGCTGTGAATTTGCCCGGGAAATTTTGGAGGCGGTGAACTTTGCTGTAAAGTATAATCTTCGGATAGCCATAGCCGGTGGTGCAGATAGTTGGAGAGTTGCTGATGTATTGAAGCAACATAAAGTGCCTGTAATAATCACCCGAACGCATGCCTTGCCACAGCGGGAGGATGAAGATGTTGATCTTCCCTATAAGCTGCCATATCTCCTGAAACAAGCAGGGGTAGATTTTGCCATTGCGGATGAAGGATTCTGGCAACAACGGAACCTGGGATTTCAGGCGGGCACTGCTGCAGGACATGGATTAACAAAGGAAGAAGCGTTGATGGCAGTTACCAGTGCTCCGGCTCGTATTTTGGGAATTGATAAGCAATGCGGGACACTGGAAGATAATAAGGATGCTACATTATTTATCTCCGGTGGAGATGCACTTGACATGACCGGCAATAAAGTGGAAATGGCTTTTATACAGGGGAGAAGGATTGATTTGGATAATTATCAAAAGGAATTGTATAGAAGATATCTGATGAAGTATAAGCTCAGTGAAGAAAAGTGA
- a CDS encoding transcriptional regulator has protein sequence MFSELDPLLHQQLRLSVVSLLMHVKEAEFTYIREKTGATAGNLSVQINKLTEAGYIEVKKSFRDNYPLTKCNITDNGRKAFEKYVKALQDYLKPQP, from the coding sequence ATGTTTAGTGAACTGGATCCTCTCCTGCATCAGCAACTACGCTTGTCGGTGGTGTCACTGCTGATGCATGTGAAGGAGGCGGAATTCACTTATATTCGGGAGAAGACAGGCGCTACTGCCGGTAACCTGAGTGTGCAGATCAATAAGCTGACAGAGGCAGGATACATTGAAGTAAAAAAATCTTTTCGCGATAATTATCCGCTAACAAAATGTAACATCACCGACAATGGTCGTAAAGCCTTTGAAAAATACGTGAAGGCCTTACAGGATTATTTAAAACCACAACCTTAA